In the Dioscorea cayenensis subsp. rotundata cultivar TDr96_F1 chromosome 12, TDr96_F1_v2_PseudoChromosome.rev07_lg8_w22 25.fasta, whole genome shotgun sequence genome, one interval contains:
- the LOC120273411 gene encoding 60S ribosomal protein L35-like gives MARIKVHELRGKPKSDLLNQLKDLKTELSLLRVAKVTGGAPNKLSKIKVVRLSIAQVLTMISQKQKAALREVYKKKKKLLPLDLRPKKTRAIRRRLTKHQESLKTA, from the exons ATGG CGAGAATCAAGGTCCATGAATTGCGTGGGAAGCCAAAATCCGACCTTTTGAACCAACTGAAGGACCTCAAGACGGAGCTCTCCCTCCTCCGTGTCGCCAAGGTCACCGGCGGCGCCCCCAACAAGCTCTCTAAGAT AAAAGTGGTGCGTTTGTCCATAGCTCAAGTGCTAACTATGATTTCACAGAAGCAGAAGGCGGCTTTGAGAGAGGtctacaagaagaagaagaagctcctTCCTCTTGATCTCCGCCCCAAGAAAACTCGCGCCATTAGACGCCGACTTACCAAGCACCAG GAATCTTTGAAGACAGCgtga